The Acidobacteriota bacterium region GGGGCCGTGGATGGCCTGGTGGCCGGCCGCGAGGATGAACCCTTCGGCATCAGCGTGATAACGGTGGCCGAGCTGCTCCATGGCGTCGAAAGAGCGGATACGGAAATTCGTAAAATCCGGCGGCAGGCATTTGTGGAGAAAGTGATCGAAACGATCCCCGTATTCCCGTTCGACAGCGGCATGGCCCGCATCTATGCCCGGATCTGGGCATCGCTATGGAAGCGAGGCTTCAAGGTGGGGGCCCATGATCTGATCATTGCCGCAACGGCGATTTCCCTGGACTACACCGTGTTGACCGCAAACCGGCGCGATTTCGGGAAAATCGAGGGTTTGCGACTGGAAGTGAGGCCCGCGTAACGCGACGATTCCGGCATGGAACTGGTGCCCGGATCATAGATCAGGATGAAACCATGAAAGCCATGATTGCACGCCGTCCTTTCCTCAAAAGCCTGGGACTCCTTCTGCTCGCCTTCTGCTGCCTGCGCCTGGCGCCGGCCGCCGCCTGGACGGGTGACGGCGGCACCGACGCCGTCATCACCGCCAAGGCCTTCCCCTTCTTCCGCACCGTGGCCCGGAACCGGGCGCTGGCGGACGGGGTGCGGTGGGACGCGTGGCTCCATCAGCAGCATGCCCGGCAGCGGGAGCGGATGCGCCGGGCGCTGGTCGAGTGCGCCGACGCCGGCTGTTACGCCGAAGCGGCGGGCTGGAGCCCCGGCGAGATCGAGGCGATCGGGAACCGGCTCGCGGCCCTTGTCCGGGATGGCGGCAGGTTGGGCGCGCTCGGTGCGGCGCTGCGGGCGGAGGCCGCGTATCCCCTGTACGCGGCCCGCGAAGACGCCGATCTCGTCAGGAGCGCCTGGACGGATTCGGCGCGCGGCGTCAACCGGATCCTCGAGGTCTACGTCGGGGGGAAGAAGCCCCTCTACCCGGCCATCGACGCGATCTCCTTCCCGGAGGGGGACCCGGCCTTCCGTGAAAGGGTGCGCCGACGGCTGGCCGGGGTGGTCAGGGGAGGGGACGGCAGGGACCTCTTTTTCGGGGCGCCGCTCGAGTTCGCCCTCTGGGCGCTCGCGGTCAACGGACGCGACGAGGCCGCCCGCTACGAGCCGCTCGAACGGGGGGCGAACTGGAGGACGGTCGGGCGGATCGGGGCCATCGACTGGCACGCCTATGCCTACAGCATGATCCTGGTCCCGGGGCAGGGGCCGGAGCGGGAGGGGGAGGCGATCTCCCCAGGCAGCATCCGGCGCTGCCGGGAGGCCGCGGAGCGCTTCCGCAGGAAGCTGGCCCCCATCCTGGTCGTCTCGGGGGGGCACGTCCACCCGAACCAGACCCCCTTTTCCGAAGCGGTGGAGATGAAAAAGTACCTGGTGCGGGAACTCGGGATCCCGGAAGAGGCGATCCTCATCGAGCCGCACGCGCGCCACAGCACCACCAACATGCGAAACGCCTCGCGCCTGGCCTACCGCTACGGCATCCCCGACACCAAGAAGATCTTGATCG contains the following coding sequences:
- a CDS encoding type II toxin-antitoxin system VapC family toxin yields the protein MGVILDSSEIIALERNRGAVDGLVAGREDEPFGISVITVAELLHGVERADTEIRKIRRQAFVEKVIETIPVFPFDSGMARIYARIWASLWKRGFKVGAHDLIIAATAISLDYTVLTANRRDFGKIEGLRLEVRPA
- a CDS encoding YdcF family protein; amino-acid sequence: MKAMIARRPFLKSLGLLLLAFCCLRLAPAAAWTGDGGTDAVITAKAFPFFRTVARNRALADGVRWDAWLHQQHARQRERMRRALVECADAGCYAEAAGWSPGEIEAIGNRLAALVRDGGRLGALGAALRAEAAYPLYAAREDADLVRSAWTDSARGVNRILEVYVGGKKPLYPAIDAISFPEGDPAFRERVRRRLAGVVRGGDGRDLFFGAPLEFALWALAVNGRDEAARYEPLERGANWRTVGRIGAIDWHAYAYSMILVPGQGPEREGEAISPGSIRRCREAAERFRRKLAPILVVSGGHVHPNQTPFSEAVEMKKYLVRELGIPEEAILIEPHARHSTTNMRNASRLAYRYGIPDTKKILIVTDPVQNGFLTVMQKRFLDELGYLPYRGLEKLGGEESEFYPVRECVQPNPLDPLDP